A genome region from Geminicoccus roseus DSM 18922 includes the following:
- a CDS encoding glutathione S-transferase family protein — MQPILFYGVPEGCSFGSIVALEWLGIPYRLCRIAMPEVVQSEAYRRINPVGETPALLTGSGAVLTESMAILNHLGSQGIAQGLAFAQGSSGFDRLNAMLAFLNTSFFNAFSPLWHTLEHPGEGNAALVAYGRSLVAKAHAELEAMLDGKDWLLGDRPTLADAYFAGIARWTDVHPVVDRRTYPCLQRLFQRLQDDPAVRFAYAVEHEQSARSAGGFVGHVDLTDVLRLPPA; from the coding sequence ATGCAACCCATCCTCTTCTACGGCGTGCCGGAAGGCTGCTCGTTCGGCTCGATCGTGGCCCTGGAATGGCTGGGCATTCCCTACCGGCTGTGCCGCATCGCCATGCCCGAGGTCGTGCAGAGCGAGGCCTACCGGCGCATCAACCCGGTTGGAGAAACCCCGGCGCTGCTGACCGGAAGCGGTGCCGTCCTGACGGAGAGCATGGCGATCCTCAACCATCTGGGCAGCCAGGGCATCGCGCAGGGCTTGGCGTTCGCCCAGGGCAGCTCCGGCTTCGACCGGCTCAACGCCATGCTGGCCTTCCTGAACACCAGCTTCTTCAACGCCTTCAGCCCGCTCTGGCACACGCTGGAGCATCCTGGCGAGGGGAACGCGGCGCTGGTCGCCTATGGCCGCTCCCTGGTGGCGAAGGCCCATGCCGAGCTGGAGGCGATGCTGGACGGCAAGGACTGGCTGCTGGGCGACCGGCCCACGCTCGCGGACGCCTATTTCGCCGGCATCGCCCGCTGGACCGATGTGCACCCGGTGGTCGACCGGCGCACCTATCCCTGCCTCCAGCGCCTGTTCCAGCGGCTGCAGGACGACCCGGCCGTACGCTTTGCCTATGCCGTCGAGCACGAGCAGTCTGCCCGGTCGGCCGGTGGCTTCGTCGGCCATGTCGACCTGACGGACGTGCTGCGCCTGCCGCCGGCCTAA
- a CDS encoding aminopeptidase P family protein, whose product MSIAERLAALRAQLASVGVDGFWMPRTDEHGSEYLPPNAERVAWATGFTGSAGVLLVLPDKAAVLSDGRYTVQLERELDPALFERANSTVTPPSTWLAEHVGSGMKIGYDPRLVRKPERAAMEKKLAGAGASLVALEVNPIDAIWTDRPTRPAEPAHEHPLAHAGEDAIAKSERMGAAVAKAGADQLLITAPESIAWLLNVRGADVPFNPLPLGFALLGSDGHVRLFTDQAKFAGVAFGNRVALEAYEAFEPALDELGARGLRLLADPAYSAVGFADRFEQAGGTVIEGEDPIPLARATKNATEVAGAFAAQRRDGAAMARFLCWLTEEAVPAGVDEVAAAARLRAIRAEDELFRGLSFETISAHGPNAAQPHYRTTPETNRQLDPGSVYLVDSGGQYLDGTTDVTRTIGLGQVPEHVRVQFTLVLKGMIELSEAVFPEGTSGAQLDTLARMALWRHGFDFDHGTGHGVGSYLCVHEGPCRIAKGQSLVKLQPGMILSNEPGQYVAGSHGIRTENLLVVEQAETPPGGERKLLRFGTLTLVPIDRAMVVADLLTAAERAWLDRYHTRVLAEIGPLVDPATQNWLERACAPL is encoded by the coding sequence ATGAGCATCGCCGAACGGCTGGCAGCCCTGCGCGCCCAACTCGCAAGCGTCGGCGTCGACGGGTTCTGGATGCCGCGCACCGACGAGCATGGCTCGGAATACCTGCCGCCCAACGCCGAGCGGGTGGCATGGGCAACCGGGTTCACCGGCTCGGCCGGCGTGCTGCTGGTGCTGCCGGACAAGGCGGCGGTGCTGAGCGACGGGCGCTACACCGTGCAGCTCGAGCGCGAACTGGACCCCGCCCTGTTCGAGCGTGCCAACAGCACGGTCACGCCCCCCTCCACCTGGCTGGCGGAGCATGTCGGGAGCGGCATGAAGATCGGCTACGATCCGAGGCTGGTGCGCAAGCCCGAGCGGGCCGCCATGGAGAAGAAGCTGGCAGGCGCCGGGGCGTCGCTGGTGGCGCTGGAGGTCAACCCGATCGACGCGATCTGGACCGACCGGCCGACACGCCCGGCGGAGCCTGCCCATGAGCACCCGCTGGCTCATGCCGGCGAGGATGCCATCGCCAAGAGCGAGCGGATGGGGGCGGCGGTGGCCAAGGCTGGCGCCGACCAGCTCCTGATCACCGCGCCCGAATCGATCGCCTGGCTCCTCAATGTCCGCGGCGCCGACGTGCCGTTCAATCCGCTGCCGCTGGGCTTCGCCCTGCTCGGCAGCGATGGCCATGTCCGGCTGTTCACCGACCAGGCCAAGTTCGCCGGGGTGGCGTTCGGCAACCGGGTGGCGCTCGAGGCCTATGAGGCGTTCGAGCCGGCGCTGGACGAGCTGGGTGCCCGCGGCTTGCGCCTCCTGGCCGACCCGGCCTATTCGGCCGTGGGCTTCGCCGACCGGTTCGAGCAGGCCGGCGGCACGGTGATCGAGGGCGAGGACCCGATCCCGCTCGCGCGGGCGACCAAGAACGCCACCGAGGTCGCCGGCGCCTTCGCAGCCCAGCGTCGCGACGGCGCGGCGATGGCGCGCTTCCTGTGCTGGCTGACCGAAGAGGCGGTGCCGGCCGGCGTCGACGAGGTCGCGGCCGCGGCAAGGCTGCGCGCGATCCGGGCCGAGGACGAACTGTTCCGGGGCCTGAGCTTCGAGACGATCAGCGCGCACGGGCCGAACGCCGCGCAGCCGCACTACCGGACCACGCCCGAGACCAACCGCCAGCTGGATCCCGGCAGCGTCTACCTGGTGGACAGCGGCGGCCAGTACCTGGACGGCACCACCGACGTGACCCGGACCATCGGCCTGGGCCAGGTGCCAGAGCACGTCCGGGTGCAGTTTACCCTGGTGCTGAAGGGCATGATCGAGCTGTCGGAAGCGGTCTTCCCGGAAGGGACCAGCGGCGCGCAGCTGGACACGCTGGCGCGGATGGCGCTCTGGCGGCACGGCTTCGACTTTGACCATGGCACCGGCCACGGCGTCGGCAGCTACCTGTGCGTCCACGAGGGCCCCTGCCGGATCGCCAAGGGCCAGAGCCTGGTCAAGCTGCAGCCGGGCATGATCCTGTCCAACGAGCCCGGCCAGTATGTCGCCGGCAGCCACGGGATCCGCACCGAGAACCTGCTGGTGGTGGAGCAGGCCGAGACGCCCCCGGGCGGCGAGCGCAAGCTCCTGCGGTTCGGGACCCTGACCCTGGTCCCGATCGACCGGGCCATGGTCGTGGCGGACCTGCTCACCGCAGCGGAGCGGGCGTGGCTGGACCGCTACCACACCCGGGTTCTGGCCGAGATCGGCCCGCTGGTCGATCCAGCGACGCAGAACTGGCTGGAGCGGGCCTGCGCACCGCTCTGA
- a CDS encoding Lrp/AsnC family transcriptional regulator encodes MPRLDEIDRRILAALQADGRISNAELADKVGLSASPCLRRVRALEQAGVIAGYRAILDREAVGLGLTVFVAIKVARHSKDAAAALQEALGGIDEVVACHMVSGEADFLAEMVVADLRQYERILTERLLTLPMVGDIRSNVVLRRIRSDGPLPLAASLDPSTKKAGQVAPAGLSISRTDP; translated from the coding sequence ATGCCCAGACTGGACGAGATCGACCGCCGCATCCTTGCGGCCCTGCAGGCCGATGGCCGGATCAGCAACGCGGAACTGGCCGACAAGGTGGGCCTGTCGGCCTCACCCTGCCTGCGCCGGGTGCGCGCCCTGGAGCAGGCGGGGGTGATCGCCGGCTATCGCGCGATCCTGGACCGGGAGGCGGTCGGGCTCGGCCTCACCGTGTTCGTGGCGATCAAGGTGGCGCGCCATTCCAAGGACGCCGCGGCGGCGCTGCAGGAAGCGCTGGGCGGGATCGACGAGGTGGTGGCCTGCCACATGGTGTCGGGCGAGGCCGATTTCCTGGCGGAGATGGTGGTGGCCGACCTCCGGCAGTACGAGCGGATCCTGACCGAGCGCCTGCTGACCCTGCCGATGGTCGGCGACATCCGGTCCAACGTGGTGCTGCGCCGGATCCGCTCGGACGGCCCGCTGCCCCTTGCCGCCAGCCTGGACCCAAGCACGAAAAAGGCCGGCCAGGTCGCCCCGGCCGGCCTCTCGATCTCGCGGACCGATCCCTAG
- the infC gene encoding translation initiation factor IF-3, whose amino-acid sequence MSNAREEYAINYHIEAREVRLVGEDGEMIGVVSLREALARAEEAGLDLVEVSPTARPPVCKILDYGKFKYEAQKKAAEARKKQKVIEVKEIKLRPGIDDNDYGIKMRKVREFLTEGDKVKVTMRFRGREMAHQHLGMNVLTKVRDEVVDLGKVEQMPRLEGRQMVMVMAPLK is encoded by the coding sequence ATGAGCAACGCTCGGGAAGAGTACGCGATCAACTACCACATCGAAGCCCGTGAGGTTCGCCTGGTGGGCGAGGACGGGGAGATGATCGGCGTCGTGTCGCTGCGCGAGGCACTCGCGCGGGCTGAGGAAGCCGGCCTCGACTTGGTGGAAGTATCGCCGACCGCGCGGCCTCCGGTCTGCAAGATCCTCGACTACGGCAAGTTCAAGTACGAGGCGCAGAAGAAGGCAGCCGAGGCCCGCAAGAAGCAGAAGGTCATCGAGGTCAAGGAGATCAAGCTCCGGCCCGGCATCGATGACAACGACTACGGCATCAAGATGCGCAAGGTGCGCGAGTTCCTGACCGAGGGCGACAAGGTCAAGGTGACCATGCGATTCCGCGGCCGCGAGATGGCGCACCAGCATCTGGGCATGAATGTCCTCACCAAGGTGCGCGACGAGGTGGTCGATCTGGGCAAGGTGGAGCAGATGCCCCGCCTGGAAGGCCGCCAGATGGTCATGGTGATGGCGCCGCTGAAGTGA
- the thrS gene encoding threonine--tRNA ligase, with product MAESNRHAEHRGVAITLPDGATRSFETPPTGFEVAGSIAKSLAKKALAIEVDGELRDLSRPIEQDARIRIITAADPEAGPLLRHDTAHVMAEAVQDLFPGTQVTIGPSIENGFYYDFYREQPFTTDDLAAIEKRMAEIVKKDHPFSRGEVTRQQAHERFAKLGEKFKLELLDAIPEDQPVTLYHQGDWFDLCRGPHGPSTGRIGAFKLTKVAGAYWRGDARNPQLQRIYGVAFPTKEELAAHLHQLEEAEKRDHRRLGREMDLFHVQEEAVGSVFWHPLGWQLWRTVENYMRRRLEAADYREVRTPQLIDRVLWEASGHWDKFGQNMFTIENEDRILALKPMNCPGHVQIFRQQQHSYRDLPLRMAEFGACHRNEPSGALHGIMRVRAFTQDDAHIFCEPTQINAETQTFLELLRSVYADFGFTDVKVKFSDRPPVRAGSDEVWDQAEKALWDAVNAAGLECTLNPGEGAFYGPKLEFVLRDAIGRDWQCGTLQVDFVLPERLDASYIGSDGQKHRPVMLHRAILGSMERFLGILIEEHAGKLPMWLAPLQVVVATITNDADAYADQVGQAFRRAGIQVEVDKGADKIGYKIRQHSLRKVPWIVAVGAKESEGGTVSLRRLGSQGQESLKLDEAVALCQRESMPPDIAHTLGSV from the coding sequence ATGGCGGAATCGAACAGGCACGCGGAACACCGCGGGGTGGCGATCACCCTGCCGGACGGAGCCACGCGCAGCTTCGAGACTCCGCCGACCGGCTTCGAGGTCGCCGGATCGATCGCGAAGAGCCTAGCCAAGAAGGCGCTGGCGATCGAGGTGGACGGCGAGCTGCGCGACCTGTCGCGGCCGATCGAGCAGGACGCGCGGATCCGGATCATCACGGCCGCCGACCCGGAGGCCGGGCCGCTCCTGCGCCACGACACCGCGCATGTCATGGCCGAGGCGGTCCAGGACCTGTTCCCGGGCACCCAGGTGACGATCGGCCCGTCGATCGAGAACGGCTTCTACTACGACTTCTACCGCGAGCAGCCGTTCACCACGGACGACCTGGCCGCGATCGAGAAGCGGATGGCCGAGATCGTGAAGAAGGACCACCCCTTCTCGCGGGGCGAGGTCACCCGCCAGCAGGCGCACGAGCGGTTCGCGAAGCTGGGCGAGAAGTTCAAGCTGGAGCTGCTGGACGCCATCCCCGAGGACCAGCCGGTCACCCTCTACCACCAGGGCGACTGGTTCGACCTGTGCCGCGGCCCGCATGGGCCATCCACCGGCCGGATCGGCGCGTTCAAGCTCACCAAGGTCGCCGGCGCCTACTGGCGGGGCGACGCGCGCAACCCGCAGCTGCAGCGGATCTACGGCGTCGCGTTCCCGACCAAGGAAGAGCTGGCCGCCCATCTCCACCAGCTGGAGGAAGCGGAGAAGCGCGACCATCGCCGGCTCGGCCGGGAAATGGACCTGTTCCACGTCCAGGAGGAGGCAGTCGGCTCGGTGTTCTGGCACCCGCTCGGCTGGCAGCTCTGGCGGACGGTGGAGAACTACATGCGCCGCCGGCTGGAAGCGGCCGATTATCGCGAGGTGCGCACGCCGCAGCTGATCGACCGGGTGCTGTGGGAGGCGTCCGGGCACTGGGACAAGTTCGGCCAGAACATGTTCACGATCGAGAACGAGGACCGGATCCTGGCGCTCAAGCCGATGAACTGCCCGGGCCACGTGCAGATCTTCCGCCAGCAGCAGCACAGCTACCGCGACCTGCCGCTGCGCATGGCCGAGTTCGGCGCCTGCCACCGCAACGAGCCTTCGGGCGCCTTGCACGGCATCATGCGGGTGCGCGCCTTCACCCAGGACGACGCGCACATCTTCTGCGAGCCGACCCAGATCAACGCGGAGACGCAGACCTTCCTGGAACTGCTGCGCTCGGTCTATGCCGATTTCGGCTTTACCGACGTCAAGGTGAAGTTCAGCGACCGGCCGCCGGTGCGCGCAGGCTCGGACGAGGTCTGGGACCAGGCGGAGAAGGCCTTGTGGGACGCGGTCAACGCCGCCGGGCTGGAATGCACGCTGAACCCGGGCGAAGGCGCCTTCTACGGGCCCAAGCTCGAGTTCGTTCTGCGCGACGCGATCGGCCGCGACTGGCAGTGCGGCACGCTGCAGGTGGACTTCGTCCTTCCGGAACGGCTGGACGCTTCCTATATTGGCAGTGATGGCCAAAAGCACCGGCCGGTCATGCTGCATCGGGCCATCCTGGGCTCGATGGAGCGGTTCCTCGGCATCCTGATCGAGGAGCATGCCGGCAAGCTGCCGATGTGGCTGGCGCCCTTGCAGGTGGTGGTGGCGACCATCACCAACGACGCCGACGCCTATGCCGACCAGGTGGGCCAGGCTTTCCGCCGGGCGGGAATCCAGGTCGAGGTCGACAAGGGCGCGGACAAGATCGGCTACAAGATCCGCCAGCATTCCCTGCGCAAGGTGCCGTGGATCGTCGCGGTCGGTGCAAAGGAATCGGAAGGCGGCACGGTGAGCCTGCGGCGGCTGGGATCGCAGGGTCAGGAGAGCCTAAAGCTTGACGAAGCCGTGGCGTTGTGCCAGCGAGAGTCGATGCCGCCTGACATCGCGCATACATTGGGTAGCGTGTAA
- a CDS encoding glycosyltransferase family 9 protein yields MAEVLVIKHGALGDVVLATGAMQAIVAAHPGHRFTLLTTAPYAKFLEPAGWFAEMVIDDRPTVWTPIRLFRMVRRLAAGRFAMVYDLQTSRRTELYFSLWPRPRPRWSGIAKGCSHPDRQPDRERIHTVARLAGQLAQVGITEVPPPRVDFLRGDVSTLVPDGPFALLVPGCAPHRPDKRWPASHYGELAVYLTALGIRPVLIGTAAEADALKEIRAACPEALDLGGRTSFGQIAELARRACFAVGNDTGPMHLIAAAPCPVLTLFSGASTPERSAPGWPDEPWLQREPLSALGVDEVAAALPRARMG; encoded by the coding sequence ATGGCCGAGGTGCTGGTCATCAAGCACGGGGCGCTGGGTGACGTGGTGCTGGCCACCGGCGCCATGCAGGCGATCGTGGCCGCCCATCCCGGCCACCGGTTCACCCTGCTCACCACCGCGCCCTATGCCAAGTTCCTGGAGCCGGCCGGCTGGTTCGCCGAGATGGTGATCGACGACCGGCCGACGGTCTGGACCCCGATCCGCCTGTTCCGGATGGTCCGGCGGCTGGCGGCCGGCCGGTTCGCCATGGTCTACGACCTGCAGACCTCCCGCCGCACCGAACTCTACTTCTCCTTGTGGCCGCGCCCCCGGCCGCGCTGGTCCGGCATCGCCAAGGGCTGCTCGCATCCCGACCGGCAGCCGGACCGCGAGCGGATCCATACCGTGGCGCGGCTGGCGGGCCAGCTGGCCCAGGTCGGCATCACCGAGGTGCCCCCGCCCCGGGTCGACTTCCTGCGAGGCGATGTCTCCACCCTGGTCCCCGACGGGCCGTTCGCCCTGCTGGTGCCGGGCTGCGCCCCGCACCGGCCGGACAAGCGCTGGCCCGCCAGCCACTACGGCGAGCTGGCGGTCTACCTGACAGCGCTCGGGATCCGGCCGGTGCTGATCGGCACCGCGGCCGAGGCCGATGCGCTCAAGGAGATCCGGGCCGCCTGCCCGGAAGCGCTGGACCTGGGCGGGCGCACCAGCTTCGGGCAGATCGCCGAACTGGCGCGGCGGGCCTGCTTTGCGGTCGGCAACGACACCGGCCCGATGCACCTGATCGCTGCCGCTCCCTGCCCGGTCCTCACCCTGTTCTCCGGCGCCTCGACGCCTGAGCGCAGCGCACCCGGCTGGCCGGACGAGCCCTGGCTGCAGCGCGAGCCGCTCAGCGCCCTTGGCGTCGACGAGGTCGCGGCGGCCCTGCCGCGCGCCAGGATGGGTTGA
- a CDS encoding glycosyltransferase family 4 protein, whose translation MATLLQVLPALDKGGVERGTVDLARFLVREGHRAIVASAGGGLVHELEAAGATHLTFPLASKNPLTIWKNAARLADAIQAHGIELVHARSRAPAWSAKLAARRTGRPFVTTFHAVYGGHQHRLKRRYNAVMAEGDRVIAISDYVAQHVREVYRVGPQVLRTIYRGVDVEEFDPARVDARRVRTLSERFGVPAGKKVAILPGRVTRIKGHMLVTEAVALMERDDFVVLFVGPDTAGGGYTVELRERIKAKGLGEKIRFVGACDDMAAAIALSDVVLAPSVGPEAFGRVSVEAQAMGKPVIVTDMGGLGETLLPASTGWLVPAEDPKELAWALDLALSMPAEAGQRLKERARHWVMDNFTADRMCRQTLAVYEELLKGRP comes from the coding sequence ATGGCGACGTTGCTGCAGGTGCTGCCTGCGCTGGACAAGGGCGGTGTGGAACGCGGCACCGTGGATCTCGCCCGCTTCCTGGTGCGCGAGGGCCATCGCGCCATCGTGGCCAGCGCCGGCGGCGGACTGGTCCATGAGCTGGAGGCAGCCGGCGCCACCCATCTCACCTTCCCGCTGGCCAGCAAGAACCCGCTCACCATCTGGAAGAACGCCGCGCGGCTGGCCGACGCGATCCAGGCCCACGGGATCGAGCTGGTGCACGCCCGCTCGCGGGCACCCGCCTGGAGCGCCAAGCTTGCCGCCAGGCGGACCGGCCGCCCGTTCGTCACCACCTTCCACGCCGTCTATGGCGGCCACCAGCACCGGCTGAAGCGGCGCTACAACGCGGTGATGGCCGAGGGCGACCGGGTGATCGCGATCTCCGACTATGTCGCCCAGCATGTCCGGGAGGTCTACCGGGTCGGGCCGCAGGTGCTGCGGACCATCTACCGCGGCGTCGACGTCGAGGAATTCGACCCGGCCCGGGTGGATGCGCGGCGGGTCCGCACCCTGTCCGAGCGGTTCGGCGTGCCTGCCGGCAAGAAGGTCGCGATCCTTCCCGGGCGGGTCACCCGGATCAAGGGGCACATGCTGGTGACCGAGGCGGTCGCCCTGATGGAGCGCGACGACTTCGTGGTCCTGTTCGTGGGCCCCGACACCGCGGGCGGCGGCTACACCGTCGAGCTGCGCGAGCGGATCAAGGCCAAGGGCCTGGGCGAGAAGATCCGCTTCGTCGGCGCATGCGACGACATGGCGGCGGCCATCGCGCTCTCCGACGTGGTGCTGGCCCCCTCGGTCGGCCCGGAGGCGTTCGGCCGGGTCTCGGTGGAGGCGCAGGCGATGGGCAAGCCGGTGATCGTCACCGACATGGGCGGGCTCGGCGAGACGCTGCTGCCGGCCTCGACCGGCTGGCTGGTGCCGGCCGAGGACCCCAAGGAACTGGCCTGGGCGCTGGACCTCGCCCTGTCCATGCCGGCGGAGGCCGGCCAGCGGCTGAAGGAGCGGGCGCGCCACTGGGTGATGGACAACTTCACCGCCGACCGGATGTGCCGGCAGACCCTGGCCGTGTACGAGGAACTGCTGAAGGGGCGGCCCTGA
- a CDS encoding alpha/beta fold hydrolase encodes MMISDRLTRDDDTGLAYRRTEGEGTEVVFLSGFRSDMEGSKAVAMEAHVAGQGRPYTRFDYRGHGISDGRFEDLCLSDWLDDTLLVLDRLVKGRAVLIGSSMGGWLMLLAARARPDKVAGLVGIAAAPDFTEDLMRPSLTPAQKEALERDGVFHEPSPYGEPLPITRRLLEDGERHLVMRQPIDFAGPVHLLQGQEDPDVPWMTAVNLAANLASPAVTVELVKDGDHRLSRPEDLRRIAAACERVLAQVEGRPFS; translated from the coding sequence ATGATGATTTCCGACCGACTGACGCGCGACGATGACACTGGGCTGGCCTACCGCCGCACCGAGGGGGAGGGGACCGAGGTCGTGTTCCTGTCCGGCTTCCGCTCCGACATGGAAGGTAGCAAGGCGGTCGCCATGGAGGCGCATGTCGCCGGGCAGGGCCGCCCCTACACCCGGTTCGACTATCGCGGCCACGGCATCTCCGACGGGCGGTTCGAGGATCTGTGCCTGTCCGACTGGCTGGACGACACCCTGCTGGTGCTGGACCGGCTGGTGAAGGGGCGCGCGGTCCTGATCGGCTCCAGCATGGGCGGCTGGCTGATGCTGCTGGCGGCCCGGGCCCGGCCGGACAAGGTCGCGGGCCTGGTCGGCATCGCCGCCGCCCCGGACTTCACCGAGGACCTGATGCGCCCGTCCTTGACCCCGGCGCAGAAGGAGGCGCTGGAGCGGGACGGGGTGTTCCATGAGCCCTCCCCCTATGGCGAGCCGCTGCCGATCACCCGGCGCCTGCTGGAGGACGGCGAGCGCCATCTGGTGATGCGCCAGCCGATCGACTTTGCCGGCCCGGTCCACCTGCTCCAGGGCCAGGAGGACCCGGACGTGCCCTGGATGACCGCGGTCAATCTCGCCGCCAACCTCGCCAGCCCGGCGGTCACCGTGGAACTGGTCAAGGACGGCGACCACCGCCTGTCGCGCCCGGAGGACCTGCGCCGGATCGCGGCCGCCTGCGAGCGGGTGCTGGCTCAGGTGGAGGGGCGGCCGTTCAGCTGA
- a CDS encoding SDR family oxidoreductase — protein sequence MDGGDGLSKRLFCFGLGFTARVLADRLAGQGWQIAGTTRDPAKAESLRRHGFDMHLFGRDHPLDDPQRALAGTTHVLHSIIPDLEGDPVADRHLEDLRALGGLEWLGWLGTTAVYGDRQGEWVDEDAVLTPGADRAQRRLAAERTWLASGLPAHLFRLAGIYGPGRNQVRDVLDGHARRIVKPGQVFSRIHVEDIATVLEASIARPRPGAVYNVCDDEPAPPQDVVAFAAELLGVEPPPALDYATATLSPMARSFYADNRRVRNDRIKAELGVRLAFPSYREGLRALLPVETAQLNGRPST from the coding sequence ATGGATGGAGGCGATGGATTGAGCAAGCGGCTGTTCTGCTTCGGGCTGGGCTTCACCGCGCGGGTGCTGGCCGACCGCTTAGCTGGCCAGGGCTGGCAGATCGCCGGCACCACCCGCGACCCGGCCAAGGCTGAATCACTCCGCCGGCATGGCTTCGACATGCATCTGTTCGGGCGCGACCATCCCCTGGACGACCCGCAGCGGGCGCTGGCGGGCACCACTCATGTCCTCCATTCGATCATCCCCGACCTGGAGGGCGACCCGGTGGCGGACCGGCACCTGGAGGACCTGCGGGCGCTGGGCGGGCTGGAATGGCTGGGCTGGCTCGGCACCACCGCGGTCTATGGCGACCGGCAAGGTGAGTGGGTCGACGAGGATGCCGTGCTCACGCCCGGCGCCGACCGGGCGCAGCGGCGGCTGGCGGCGGAGCGGACCTGGCTGGCGAGCGGCCTGCCGGCGCACCTGTTCCGCCTGGCCGGGATCTACGGCCCCGGGCGCAACCAGGTCCGCGACGTGCTGGACGGCCATGCACGGCGGATCGTGAAGCCGGGCCAGGTGTTCTCGCGCATCCATGTCGAGGACATCGCGACCGTGCTGGAAGCTTCGATCGCAAGGCCTAGGCCGGGCGCCGTCTACAATGTCTGCGACGACGAGCCGGCCCCTCCCCAGGACGTGGTCGCCTTCGCCGCCGAACTGCTGGGGGTCGAGCCGCCGCCGGCGCTCGACTACGCGACCGCGACCCTCTCGCCGATGGCGCGCAGCTTCTATGCCGACAACCGGCGGGTGCGGAACGACCGGATCAAGGCGGAACTCGGTGTCAGGCTGGCGTTCCCGAGCTACCGCGAGGGGCTGCGCGCGCTCCTGCCGGTGGAGACGGCTCAGCTGAACGGCCGCCCCTCCACCTGA
- the queG gene encoding tRNA epoxyqueuosine(34) reductase QueG translates to MVRQDEVAAELPADPGRPAAGDEAAAALRRSRLLSPERARAEILARARMEGISVLRVTAAELPELHAERFDAAIAQGRHGSMAWLAEKADRRRSPKAIWPEARSVLVCGLNYGPDSDPRATLGQGEVGTISVYARHRDYHDVFKGALKRTGQWLAHRFGVEVKVFVDTAPVLEKPLAQQAGLGWQGKHTNLVSREFGSWLFLGEIFTTLDLPVDAPERDHCGSCHRCLDACPTRAFDAPYRLDARRCISYLTIEHAGPIRRDLRAAMGNRIYGCDDCLAACPWNRFAKAGAEMKLRARDDLRAPRLAELARLDDAAFRAMFSGSPIKRIGRDRFVRNVLIALGNSGVPALLDVVAERLDDPAPVVRGAAVWALRRLAGEDAIRVECVRRLEAEADPEVRAEWMEAMD, encoded by the coding sequence ATGGTACGGCAAGATGAAGTCGCGGCCGAGCTTCCGGCCGATCCTGGCCGACCGGCTGCCGGCGATGAAGCCGCCGCTGCACTACGACGATCTCGACTTCTGAGCCCGGAGCGGGCCCGCGCCGAGATCCTGGCGCGGGCAAGAATGGAGGGGATCTCGGTGCTGCGGGTGACCGCCGCCGAGCTGCCGGAGCTGCATGCCGAGCGCTTCGACGCCGCCATCGCGCAAGGCCGCCACGGCAGCATGGCCTGGCTTGCCGAGAAGGCGGACCGGCGGCGCAGCCCGAAGGCGATCTGGCCTGAGGCGCGCAGCGTGCTGGTGTGCGGGCTGAACTACGGGCCGGACAGCGACCCGCGGGCGACGCTCGGCCAGGGCGAGGTCGGCACGATTTCGGTCTATGCCCGCCATCGCGACTACCATGACGTGTTCAAGGGCGCGCTGAAGCGGACCGGCCAGTGGCTGGCGCACCGTTTCGGTGTCGAGGTGAAGGTGTTCGTCGACACGGCGCCCGTGCTGGAGAAGCCCCTGGCCCAGCAGGCCGGCCTGGGCTGGCAGGGCAAGCACACCAACCTGGTCAGCCGGGAGTTCGGCTCCTGGCTGTTCCTGGGCGAGATCTTCACCACGCTGGACCTGCCGGTCGATGCGCCGGAGCGGGACCATTGCGGCAGCTGCCACCGCTGCCTGGACGCCTGCCCGACCCGGGCGTTCGACGCGCCCTACCGGCTCGATGCCAGGCGCTGCATCAGCTACCTGACCATTGAGCATGCCGGGCCGATCCGGCGCGACCTGCGCGCGGCCATGGGCAACCGGATCTATGGCTGCGACGACTGCCTGGCCGCCTGTCCCTGGAACCGGTTCGCCAAGGCGGGGGCGGAGATGAAGCTGCGGGCGCGCGACGACCTGCGGGCGCCCCGGCTGGCCGAGCTTGCCCGGCTGGACGATGCCGCGTTCCGGGCGATGTTCTCGGGCTCGCCGATCAAGCGGATCGGCCGCGACCGGTTCGTGCGCAACGTCTTGATCGCCCTTGGCAACAGCGGCGTCCCGGCGCTCCTGGACGTGGTGGCGGAGCGGCTGGACGATCCGGCGCCGGTGGTGCGGGGTGCCGCGGTCTGGGCGCTGAGGCGGCTGGCGGGCGAGGACGCGATCCGGGTGGAGTGCGTGCGGCGGCTGGAGGCCGAGGCCGACCCGGAGGTGCGGGCCGAATGGATGGAGGCGATGGATTGA